From the Hylaeus volcanicus isolate JK05 chromosome 4, UHH_iyHylVolc1.0_haploid, whole genome shotgun sequence genome, one window contains:
- the LOC128874953 gene encoding guanine nucleotide-binding protein-like 1: MPQGTRKKPFSGKAKRQQLQVKKQRQNPTLSTASHSRDSGESSNDIDDFAYGVQKINKQPKDGNSSKNRYALQFFQETKEELMKRREDANRTIQCLSYEELEVSDDYFPSEIDMPKRPPWDFNMTKQQLELREQKYFTEYLKEMRKVDNISYFELNLETWRQLWRVLEMSDILLFIIDIRYTVLMFPPYLYHHITKELNKDMILILNKVDLAPPALVVAWKEYFHEMYPKLHILLFTSYPTYNLHGNTSETEGLKMSRRKGKLIMAAEGAQKLLDTCNEIVGDQVDLTSWHKKIQDELQMEFSLDEIDHKDSVTITKEDTSYFKHEQYKNGVLTIGCIGCPNVGKSSLMNALMGKKVVSVSRTPGHTKHFQTIFLTKNVCLCDCPGLVFPSIVPKELQILMGSFPIAQVREPYSTIKFLAERVNLPKILNLQHSGREDTWSAMDICEHWAIKRNFVTARVGRPDTYRAANALLRMALEGKICMYVYPPNWGVSKENWEDHPEVEFVRWIQARNKAEDVNEGRRVSVSSEEDTDENSEIDSNEESDDSNNTSGDESKIRVVNKFEILSADL; the protein is encoded by the exons ATGCCGCaaggaacaagaaaaaaaccgTTCAGCGGTAAAGCAAAGAGACAACAATTGCAAGTTAAAAAACAACGACAAAATCCAACTTTGTCTA CTGCAAGTCACAGTAGAGACAGTGGAGAAAGTTCAAATGATATTGATGATTTTGCATACGGTGTACAAAAGATTAATAAACAACCGAAAGATGGGAATTCTTCCAAAAATAGGTATGCTTTACAATTCTTCCAAGAAACTAAGGAAGAATTGATGAAACGAAGAGAAGATGCTAATAGAACTATCCAATGTTTATCATACGAAGAACTAGAAGTTTCTGATGATTACTTCCCATCAGAAATTGACATGCCCAAAAGACCACCTTGGGATTTCAATATGACAAAACAACAGTTGGAACTAAGAGAACAAAAGTACTTTACA GAATATCTCaaagaaatgagaaaagtaGACAACATCAGCtattttgaattgaatttagaaACTTGGAGACAGTTATGGAGAGTTCTTGAAATgtctgatattttattatttattatcgacaTCAGATATACTGTCCTAATGTTTCCCCCATATTTGTACCATCATATAACAAAAGAGTTAAACAAAGACatgattttaatattgaacAAAGTTGATTTAGCTCCTCCAGCTCTAGTAGTAGCATGGAAAGAATATTTCCATGAGATGTACCCTAAATTACACATTCTACTGTTCACTTCGTATCCTACTTACAATTTACATGGTAATACATCAGAAACAGAAGGACTAAAAATGAGTCGTAGAAagggaaaattaataatggcTGCAGAAGGAGCTCAAAAATTACTAGATACttgtaatgaaattgttgGAGATCAAGTAGATTTAACTTCCTGgcataaaaaaattcaagatgaATTGCAAATGGAATTTAGTTTAGATGAAATTGATCATAAAGACAGTGTTACTATTACTAAAGAAGATACAAGTTATTTTAAGCatgaacaatataaaaatggaGTCTTGACTATCGGTTGTATTGGATGTCCAAATGTCGGAAAATCCTCGTTGATGAACGCGTTAATGG GAAAGAAAGTTGTGAGCGTATCGCGCACACCTGGACAtactaaacattttcaaactattttccttacgaaaaatgtttgtcTCTGCGATTGTCCGGGATTAGTATTTCCATCGATAGTACCGAAGGAACTACAAATTTTAATGGGTTCCTTCCCAATAGCTCAAGTTAGGGAGCCTTATTCGACAATTAAATTCCTTGCGGAAAGAGTAAATCTAccgaaaatattaaaccttCAGCATTCGGGTAGGGAAGATACATGGTCCGCGATGGACATTTGCGAGCATTGGGCTATTAAACGAAACTTCGTAACTGCGCGGGTTGGTAGACCTGATACATACAGGGCTGCTAATGCATTGTTGAGAATGGCGCTCgaaggaaaaatttgtatgtatgtgtatCCGCCAAATTGGGGTGTCAGCAAAG AAAACTGGGAGGACCATCCTGAAGTTGAATTCGTGAGATGGATTCAAGCTAGAAATAAAGCAGAAGATGTTAACGAGGGAAGAAGAGTGTCCGTGTCTTCAGAAGAAGATACAGACGAAAATTCGGAAATAGATTCAAACGAAGAATCCGACGATTCCAATAATACTTCGGGCGATGAATCGAAGATACGCGTGgttaataaattcgaaatattGTCCGCTGATCTATGA